One part of the Panthera leo isolate Ple1 chromosome D4, P.leo_Ple1_pat1.1, whole genome shotgun sequence genome encodes these proteins:
- the NCBP1 gene encoding nuclear cap-binding protein subunit 1 isoform X2 — protein MYLRCGGIGMCMHFCPLCPGLERSCMKRKTQRWTASLPTLKAILKDARRLMCPCYKYGLLRNRIRKKSILCEALQHNLPPFTPPPHTEDSVYPMPRVIFRMFDYTDDPEGPVMPGSHSVERFVIEENLHCIIKSHWKERKTCAAQLVSYPGKNKIPLNYHIVEVIFAELFQLPAPPHIDVMYTTLLIELCKLQPGSLPQVLAQATEMLYMRLDTMNTTCVDRFINWFSHHLSNFQFRWSWEDWSDCLTQDPESPKPKFVREVLEKCMRLSYHQRILDIVPPTFSALCPANPTCIYKYGDESSNSLPGHSVALCLAVAFKSKATNDEIFSILKDVPNPNQDDDDDEGFSFNPLKIEVFVQTLLHLAAKSFSHSFSALAKFHEVFKTLAESDEGKLHVLRVMFEVWRNHPQMIAVLVDKMIRTQIVDCAAVANWIFSSELSRDFTRLFVWEILHSTIRKMNKHVLKIQKELEEAKEKLARQHKRRSDDDDRSSDRKDGALEEQIERLQEKVESAQSEQKNLFLVIFQRFIMILTEHLVRCETDGTSVLTPWYKNCIERLQQIFLQHHQIIQQYMVTLENLLFTAELDPHILAVFQQFCALQA, from the exons ATGTACCTCAG gtGCGGCGGGATTGGTATGTGTATGCATTTCTGTCCTCTTTGCCCTGGGTTGGAAAGGAGTTGTATGAAAAGAAAGACGCAGAGATGGAccgcatctttgccaacactgaAAGCTATCTTAA aaGACGCCAGAAGACTCATGTGCCCATGTTACAAGTATGGACTGCTGAGAAACCGCATCCGCAAGAAGAG CATCCTGTGTGAAGCCCTGCAGCACAACCTGCCTCCTTTCACACCACCGCCTCACACGGAAGATTCGGTGTACCCGATGCCAAGGGTCATCTTCAGAATGTTTGATTACACGGATGACCCCGAG gGTCCTGTAATGCCAGGGAGCCATTCAGTTGAAAGATTTGTAATAGAAGAGAATCTTCACTGCATCATTAAGTCCcactggaaggaaaggaagacttG TGCTGCACAGCTGGTGAGCTATCCGGGGAAGAACAAGATCCCCTTGAACTACCACATAGTTGAG GTGATCTTTGCAGAGCTGTTTCAGCTCCCGGCACCCCCTCACATTGATGTGATGTATACCACACTGCTCATCGAGCTGTGCAAGCTTCAGCCTGGTTCGCTACCCCAAGTT CTTGCACAGGCTACTGAAATGTTATACATGCGTTTGGACACGATGAATACTACGTGTGTAGACAG GTTTATTAATTGGTTTTCCCATCATCTGAGTAACTTCCAGTTCCGTTGGAGCTGGGAAGATTG GTCAGATTGTCTTACTCAAGATCCTGAAAGTCCCAAACCAAAGTTTGTAAGAGAAGTTCTAGAAAAATGTATGAG GTTGTCTTACCACCAGCGTATATTAGATATTGTTCCTCCTACCTTCTCAGCTCTGTGCCCTGCAAACCCAACCTGCATTTACAAGTATGGAGATGAAAGTAGCA ATTCTCTTCCTGGACATTCAGTTGCCCTCTGTTTAGCTGTTGCCTTTAAAAGTAAAGCAACCAATGATGAAATCTTCAGCATTCTGAAAGATGTACCAAATCCTAACCAGGATGATGATGACG atgaaggatTCAGCTTTAACCCACTGAAAATAGAGGTCTTTGTACAGACTCTGCTACACTTGGCAGCCAAATCATTCAGCCACTCCTTCAGTGCTCTTGCAAA GTTTCATGAAGTCTTCAAAACCCTAGCTGAGAGTGATGAAGGAAAGCTACATGTCCTACGAGTTATGTTTGAGGTCTGGAGGAACCATCCACAG ATGATTGCTGTGCTAGTAGATAAGATGATCCGTACACAAATTGTTGACTGTGCCGCAGTGGCAAATTGGATCTTCTCTTCAGAACTCTCTCGAGACTTTACTAG attgtttgtttgGGAAATCTTGCACTCCACAATTCGTAAGATGAACAAACATGTTCTGAAAATCCAGAAAGAGctggaagaagcaaaagaaaaactcgCAAGGCAACACAAACGG CGAAGTGACGATGACGACAGAAGCAGTGACAGGAAAGATGGGGCTCTAGAGGAGCAAATAGAAAGACTGCAGGAAAAAGTGGAATCTGCTCAGAGTGAACAGAAGAATCTCTTCCTCGTTATATTTCAG CGTTTTATCATGATCTTGACCGAGCACTTAGTACGATGTGAAACCGATGGGACCAGCGTATTAACACCATGGTATAAGAACTGTATAGAGAGGCTCCAGCAGATCTTCTTACAG CATCACCAAATAATCCAGCAGTACATGGTGACCCTGGAGAACCTGCTCTTCACCGCTGAATTAGACCCTCATATCCTGGCTGTGTTCCAGCAGTTCTGTGCCCTACAGGCCTAA
- the NCBP1 gene encoding nuclear cap-binding protein subunit 1 isoform X1: MSRRRHSDENDGGQPHKRRKTSDANETEDHLESLICKVGEKSACSLESNLEGLAGVLEADLPNYKSKILRLLCTVARLLPEKLTIYTTLVGLLNARNYNFGGEFVEAMIRQLKESLKANNYNEAVYLVRFLSDLVNCHVIAAPSMVAMFENFVSVTQEEDVPQVRRDWYVYAFLSSLPWVGKELYEKKDAEMDRIFANTESYLKRRQKTHVPMLQVWTAEKPHPQEEYLDCLWAQIQKLKKDRWQERHILRPYLAFDSILCEALQHNLPPFTPPPHTEDSVYPMPRVIFRMFDYTDDPEGPVMPGSHSVERFVIEENLHCIIKSHWKERKTCAAQLVSYPGKNKIPLNYHIVEVIFAELFQLPAPPHIDVMYTTLLIELCKLQPGSLPQVLAQATEMLYMRLDTMNTTCVDRFINWFSHHLSNFQFRWSWEDWSDCLTQDPESPKPKFVREVLEKCMRLSYHQRILDIVPPTFSALCPANPTCIYKYGDESSNSLPGHSVALCLAVAFKSKATNDEIFSILKDVPNPNQDDDDDEGFSFNPLKIEVFVQTLLHLAAKSFSHSFSALAKFHEVFKTLAESDEGKLHVLRVMFEVWRNHPQMIAVLVDKMIRTQIVDCAAVANWIFSSELSRDFTRLFVWEILHSTIRKMNKHVLKIQKELEEAKEKLARQHKRRSDDDDRSSDRKDGALEEQIERLQEKVESAQSEQKNLFLVIFQRFIMILTEHLVRCETDGTSVLTPWYKNCIERLQQIFLQHHQIIQQYMVTLENLLFTAELDPHILAVFQQFCALQA, from the exons GGGGACAGCCTCACAAAAGGAGAAAGACCTCTGATGCAAATGAAACTGAAGATCATTTGGAATCTTTAATATGCAAAGTAGGAGAAAAG AGTGCCTGCTCTCTGGAGAGCAACCTAGAAGGCTTGGCAGGTGTTTTAGAAGCTGATCTTCCTAACTACAAGAGCAAGATCTTAAGGCTTCTTTGTACAGT TGCACGTCTGTTACCTGAGAAGCTGACAATTTATACAACATTAGTTGGACTGCTGAATGCCAGGAATTACAACTTCGGTGGAGAGTTTGTAGAAGCTATGATTCGTCAACTTAAAGAATCATTGAAAGCAAACAATTACAATGAAGCTGTATATCTG GTCCGTTTTTTATCTGATCTTGTGAATTGTCACGTCATTGCTGCCCCATCCATGGTTgctatgtttgaaaattttgtaAGTGTAACTCAGGAAGAAGATGTACCTCAG gtGCGGCGGGATTGGTATGTGTATGCATTTCTGTCCTCTTTGCCCTGGGTTGGAAAGGAGTTGTATGAAAAGAAAGACGCAGAGATGGAccgcatctttgccaacactgaAAGCTATCTTAA aaGACGCCAGAAGACTCATGTGCCCATGTTACAAGTATGGACTGCTGAGAAACCGCATCCGCAAGAAGAG TATTTAGATTGCCTGTGGGCCCAGATTCAGAAATTGAAAAAGGATCGTTGGCAGGAGCGGCACATCCTAAGACCTTATCTTGCCTTTGACAGCATCCTGTGTGAAGCCCTGCAGCACAACCTGCCTCCTTTCACACCACCGCCTCACACGGAAGATTCGGTGTACCCGATGCCAAGGGTCATCTTCAGAATGTTTGATTACACGGATGACCCCGAG gGTCCTGTAATGCCAGGGAGCCATTCAGTTGAAAGATTTGTAATAGAAGAGAATCTTCACTGCATCATTAAGTCCcactggaaggaaaggaagacttG TGCTGCACAGCTGGTGAGCTATCCGGGGAAGAACAAGATCCCCTTGAACTACCACATAGTTGAG GTGATCTTTGCAGAGCTGTTTCAGCTCCCGGCACCCCCTCACATTGATGTGATGTATACCACACTGCTCATCGAGCTGTGCAAGCTTCAGCCTGGTTCGCTACCCCAAGTT CTTGCACAGGCTACTGAAATGTTATACATGCGTTTGGACACGATGAATACTACGTGTGTAGACAG GTTTATTAATTGGTTTTCCCATCATCTGAGTAACTTCCAGTTCCGTTGGAGCTGGGAAGATTG GTCAGATTGTCTTACTCAAGATCCTGAAAGTCCCAAACCAAAGTTTGTAAGAGAAGTTCTAGAAAAATGTATGAG GTTGTCTTACCACCAGCGTATATTAGATATTGTTCCTCCTACCTTCTCAGCTCTGTGCCCTGCAAACCCAACCTGCATTTACAAGTATGGAGATGAAAGTAGCA ATTCTCTTCCTGGACATTCAGTTGCCCTCTGTTTAGCTGTTGCCTTTAAAAGTAAAGCAACCAATGATGAAATCTTCAGCATTCTGAAAGATGTACCAAATCCTAACCAGGATGATGATGACG atgaaggatTCAGCTTTAACCCACTGAAAATAGAGGTCTTTGTACAGACTCTGCTACACTTGGCAGCCAAATCATTCAGCCACTCCTTCAGTGCTCTTGCAAA GTTTCATGAAGTCTTCAAAACCCTAGCTGAGAGTGATGAAGGAAAGCTACATGTCCTACGAGTTATGTTTGAGGTCTGGAGGAACCATCCACAG ATGATTGCTGTGCTAGTAGATAAGATGATCCGTACACAAATTGTTGACTGTGCCGCAGTGGCAAATTGGATCTTCTCTTCAGAACTCTCTCGAGACTTTACTAG attgtttgtttgGGAAATCTTGCACTCCACAATTCGTAAGATGAACAAACATGTTCTGAAAATCCAGAAAGAGctggaagaagcaaaagaaaaactcgCAAGGCAACACAAACGG CGAAGTGACGATGACGACAGAAGCAGTGACAGGAAAGATGGGGCTCTAGAGGAGCAAATAGAAAGACTGCAGGAAAAAGTGGAATCTGCTCAGAGTGAACAGAAGAATCTCTTCCTCGTTATATTTCAG CGTTTTATCATGATCTTGACCGAGCACTTAGTACGATGTGAAACCGATGGGACCAGCGTATTAACACCATGGTATAAGAACTGTATAGAGAGGCTCCAGCAGATCTTCTTACAG CATCACCAAATAATCCAGCAGTACATGGTGACCCTGGAGAACCTGCTCTTCACCGCTGAATTAGACCCTCATATCCTGGCTGTGTTCCAGCAGTTCTGTGCCCTACAGGCCTAA